The following are from one region of the Haloactinomyces albus genome:
- a CDS encoding tyrosine-protein phosphatase, whose amino-acid sequence MTDREPNALDGLVNLRDLGGLPTEGEKTTRPGVLYRSDAPHAGDRVPEGMPQWPPKAVVDLRDTVEEEEREHPLAWSSSVHRIPVMEDLRSGAGRGTSLSLRALYEYLLDGASKRLLEVFRVAVDTEGPVLIHCAAGKDRTGVACALLMRAAGVRSDAVVADYVRTDRNMQHVLQRLDVSPVLPPGVEEAAVDELISAPAAAMEAVLARLDEHQGGAAGWLLAHGASRNEITRWQQRFLSTPE is encoded by the coding sequence ATGACCGACCGGGAACCGAACGCACTCGACGGGCTGGTCAATCTCCGGGACCTGGGTGGTTTGCCCACCGAAGGGGAGAAGACCACCAGACCCGGTGTCCTGTATCGCAGCGACGCACCCCATGCCGGGGACCGTGTACCGGAGGGGATGCCGCAGTGGCCACCGAAGGCAGTGGTTGATCTGCGTGACACGGTGGAAGAGGAGGAGCGGGAACATCCACTGGCGTGGTCGAGCAGCGTTCACCGGATTCCGGTGATGGAGGATCTCCGTTCCGGAGCGGGACGGGGAACATCGCTGAGTCTGCGTGCCCTGTACGAATACCTACTCGACGGAGCTTCGAAGAGACTTCTGGAAGTGTTCCGCGTCGCCGTGGATACGGAGGGCCCGGTACTGATCCATTGCGCGGCGGGCAAAGATCGCACCGGGGTGGCCTGCGCGCTGCTGATGCGTGCTGCCGGAGTCCGGTCGGATGCCGTTGTCGCCGATTACGTCCGTACGGACCGGAACATGCAGCACGTGCTACAGCGACTCGACGTCTCGCCGGTTTTGCCGCCGGGTGTGGAGGAGGCGGCCGTCGACGAGTTGATCTCGGCCCCGGCCGCGGCGATGGAAGCGGTGCTGGCACGGCTCGACGAGCACCAGGGCGGTGCCGCCGGCTGGTTGCTGGCTCATGGCGCAAGCAGGAACGAGATCACGCGGTGGCAGCAGCGTTTTCTGAGCACACCTGAGTGA
- a CDS encoding bifunctional acetate--CoA ligase family protein/GNAT family N-acetyltransferase, with protein MQQETPQPQPPPESYPRQWEADVVLSDGGTVHLRPITPEDADQIVAFHSRLSDRTRYFRYFGPYPRMPQRDIERFSRVDYVNRVALVALLGDDIVAVGRFDRLEEQQDSAEVAFVVQDAHQGRGLGSILLEHLAAAARECGLGRFVAEVLAENSRMVRVFRDAGYRVKRAMEEGVVHLEFPLDLTEESLEVARAREQAAEARSVHNLLHPRSVAVIGASTDHFKIGHAVLTNLLTADFTGPVYPVNPEHRAVRGVRAYPSVLDIPDDVDLAVVAIPASGIDEVLDACLAKGVKALLIVSSGFSESGPSGRDVERRMVRAARVHGMRVVGPNALGVVNTDPGYRLNASLAPRLPGRGRTGFFAQSGALGVAILAAATERGLGLSTFVSAGNRADLSGNDLLQYWQTDPSTDVVLLYLESFGNPRKFGRLARRLARTKPIVAVKSGRNAVRAGLAATSVQVDEASVQALFDQAGVIRVESVAQMFDTALLLAHQPLPVGDRIAIVGNSSALGMLAADVALAQELRLAGEPVDVGAAAGPEEFAGAVREAALRDDVDALVAVFAPPVAVPGATYARALREALHEADTAATKPVVTTFLAAEGVPDELMVPGPDGSAGHGSVPSYPSPERAVLALARATRYAQWRAAPQGDFVRPAGIDPERARALVDEWIAEGAKRLDDERAVQLLGCYGIHVTPFRLVRNADDAVAAAEELGLPVALKSAGQQLRHRIDLVGVRLDLATSEAVAAAYRDLRRVSGMDEVYVQRMAPKGNSCVISLMDDPSFGTLVSFGLSGVVSDLLGDRAYRAVPLTDVDVSSLIRTPRAAPLLDGYRGGEPADLDALEDLVLRVAILSEDLPEVHELVLEPVLASSEGAYVAGAVLGVGDSPSWSDSGPRRLR; from the coding sequence ATGCAGCAGGAAACCCCTCAGCCACAGCCGCCCCCGGAGAGCTATCCGCGGCAGTGGGAAGCCGATGTGGTGCTGTCCGACGGCGGTACGGTCCACCTACGCCCGATCACGCCGGAAGACGCCGACCAGATCGTCGCCTTTCACAGCAGGCTCAGCGATCGGACGCGGTATTTTCGCTACTTCGGTCCCTACCCTCGGATGCCCCAGCGCGACATCGAACGGTTCAGCCGGGTCGACTACGTCAACCGCGTGGCACTGGTCGCCCTGCTCGGCGACGACATCGTCGCCGTCGGCCGTTTCGACAGGCTCGAGGAGCAGCAGGACTCCGCCGAGGTGGCTTTCGTCGTCCAGGACGCTCACCAGGGGCGAGGGCTGGGGTCCATCCTGCTGGAGCACCTGGCCGCCGCGGCCAGGGAATGCGGTCTCGGCCGATTCGTGGCCGAAGTCCTGGCTGAGAACTCCCGGATGGTCCGCGTCTTCCGGGACGCAGGTTATCGGGTCAAGCGGGCGATGGAAGAAGGTGTGGTGCACCTGGAGTTCCCGCTCGACCTCACCGAGGAATCGCTCGAGGTGGCCAGGGCCCGAGAGCAGGCGGCCGAAGCGCGCAGCGTGCACAACCTGCTGCACCCGCGTTCGGTCGCGGTCATCGGTGCCTCCACCGACCATTTCAAGATCGGCCATGCGGTGCTGACCAATCTTCTGACCGCCGACTTCACCGGTCCGGTGTACCCGGTCAACCCGGAGCACCGCGCGGTACGCGGGGTTCGCGCGTACCCCTCGGTGCTGGATATACCCGATGATGTCGACCTCGCCGTGGTCGCCATCCCGGCTTCCGGGATCGACGAGGTGCTCGATGCCTGTCTGGCCAAGGGCGTGAAGGCGTTGCTGATCGTGAGTTCCGGGTTCAGCGAGAGCGGGCCATCCGGTCGCGACGTGGAGCGGCGGATGGTACGAGCCGCACGGGTGCACGGGATGCGCGTGGTCGGGCCGAACGCGCTGGGAGTGGTCAATACCGACCCCGGATACCGGCTCAATGCGAGTCTGGCTCCCCGGCTGCCGGGGCGTGGCCGTACGGGCTTCTTCGCCCAATCCGGTGCGCTCGGTGTGGCGATCCTGGCCGCTGCGACCGAACGGGGACTGGGCCTGTCCACGTTCGTCTCCGCAGGAAACCGCGCCGACCTCTCCGGCAATGACCTGTTGCAGTACTGGCAGACGGATCCGTCCACCGACGTGGTGCTGCTTTACCTCGAGTCGTTCGGTAATCCTCGCAAGTTCGGGCGACTGGCCCGCAGGCTCGCCCGCACGAAACCCATCGTGGCGGTGAAGTCGGGGCGTAACGCGGTGCGGGCGGGCTTGGCGGCCACCTCTGTGCAGGTGGACGAGGCCAGCGTGCAGGCATTGTTCGATCAGGCCGGCGTGATCCGGGTCGAGTCGGTGGCGCAGATGTTCGACACCGCACTGCTGCTCGCGCATCAACCGTTGCCGGTCGGGGACCGAATCGCCATCGTGGGCAACTCGTCCGCCCTGGGCATGCTGGCTGCCGATGTCGCTTTGGCACAGGAATTGCGACTGGCGGGCGAACCCGTCGATGTGGGCGCTGCGGCCGGACCGGAGGAGTTCGCCGGTGCGGTACGGGAAGCGGCCCTGCGTGATGACGTCGATGCATTGGTGGCCGTGTTCGCGCCGCCGGTGGCGGTCCCCGGAGCCACCTACGCGCGGGCTCTCCGCGAGGCGTTGCACGAGGCCGACACGGCGGCCACCAAACCGGTGGTGACGACCTTTCTGGCCGCTGAGGGCGTGCCCGACGAACTCATGGTGCCCGGTCCGGACGGCTCTGCCGGACACGGTTCGGTGCCCTCCTACCCGAGTCCGGAGCGTGCGGTGCTCGCCCTGGCCAGAGCCACCCGGTATGCGCAGTGGCGTGCTGCTCCCCAAGGAGACTTCGTGCGGCCGGCGGGGATCGACCCCGAGCGTGCCCGTGCGCTGGTTGACGAGTGGATCGCCGAGGGAGCGAAACGGCTCGACGATGAGCGAGCCGTGCAACTGCTCGGTTGCTATGGCATCCACGTCACGCCGTTCCGGTTGGTCCGGAATGCCGACGACGCCGTCGCGGCTGCCGAGGAACTGGGCCTACCCGTGGCACTGAAGTCGGCGGGCCAACAGCTGCGGCACCGTATCGATCTGGTCGGAGTACGGCTGGACCTGGCGACCTCCGAGGCCGTGGCGGCTGCCTACCGGGACTTGCGGCGGGTTTCCGGCATGGACGAGGTCTATGTGCAGCGCATGGCTCCCAAGGGCAATTCCTGCGTGATCAGTCTGATGGACGATCCGTCGTTCGGCACTCTGGTGTCGTTCGGACTATCCGGTGTGGTCAGTGATCTCCTCGGCGACCGGGCCTACCGCGCGGTGCCGTTGACCGATGTGGATGTTTCCTCGCTCATCCGGACCCCGCGGGCAGCGCCCCTGCTGGATGGCTATCGAGGTGGTGAACCGGCCGATCTCGACGCGCTGGAGGATCTGGTCCTCCGGGTCGCGATCCTGTCCGAGGATTTGCCGGAGGTGCACGAACTGGTTCTCGAACCGGTTCTGGCCTCCTCGGAGGGCGCCTACGTCGCCGGTGCCGTTCTCGGTGTGGGAGATTCCCCGTCGTGGTCGGATAGCGGTCCGCGTCGTCTGCGGTGA
- a CDS encoding acetoin utilization protein AcuC: protein MGNQHVVVWDESVLEYDLGGEHPLHPVRLDLTMRLARALGVLDGVDVLAPEPATEKDLLRAHAPEYLEAVRSAPTVGWEVGHGLGTADNPIFDRMHESASLIAGGSRLAAEQIVSGRADRAISISGGLHHAMADHASGFCIYNDCSVAIAWMLANGVERIAYLDIDVHHGDGVQAAFYDDPRVLTISLHQHPRTLWPSTGYPTETGASGADGRSVNIPLPPGTDDAGWQRAFHAVVPSVLDAFRPQVLVTQCGADPHREDPLADLALSVDGQRAIYRTLRDLAQRCAGGKWLALGGGGYSLFRVVPRAWTHLLATVLDHELDPATSLPADWVAHTARVAGNVAIPTSMTDECAAGFVPWDGTVDSPVDTAIRDARHAVFPLHGLDPLDRRD from the coding sequence ATGGGCAACCAGCACGTGGTGGTGTGGGACGAATCCGTACTCGAATACGACCTCGGTGGCGAGCATCCGTTACATCCCGTCCGGCTCGACTTGACGATGCGGTTGGCACGTGCACTCGGCGTACTCGACGGTGTGGACGTGCTCGCGCCGGAGCCCGCCACCGAGAAGGACCTCCTGCGGGCACATGCCCCCGAGTATCTTGAGGCCGTTCGGTCGGCACCCACGGTCGGCTGGGAGGTCGGACACGGGCTCGGTACGGCCGACAATCCCATCTTCGACCGGATGCACGAGTCCGCCTCGCTCATTGCGGGCGGCTCCCGGCTGGCGGCCGAGCAGATCGTCTCCGGCAGGGCCGACCGTGCCATCAGTATCTCCGGGGGACTACACCACGCGATGGCCGATCACGCCTCCGGATTCTGCATCTACAACGACTGCTCGGTGGCCATTGCCTGGATGCTGGCCAACGGAGTGGAACGGATCGCGTATCTCGACATCGACGTGCACCACGGCGATGGGGTGCAGGCGGCGTTCTACGACGATCCCCGAGTCCTGACCATCTCACTGCATCAGCATCCGAGGACGTTGTGGCCGAGTACCGGTTATCCGACCGAGACCGGGGCTTCCGGTGCCGACGGGAGGTCGGTGAACATTCCGTTGCCTCCGGGAACCGACGATGCCGGTTGGCAGCGAGCCTTCCATGCGGTGGTGCCCTCCGTACTGGATGCCTTCCGACCTCAGGTGCTGGTGACCCAGTGCGGTGCCGACCCGCATCGAGAGGACCCGTTGGCCGATCTCGCGCTGTCGGTGGATGGCCAGCGGGCCATCTACCGGACGCTGCGTGACCTGGCACAACGATGTGCGGGAGGCAAGTGGCTCGCTCTCGGAGGTGGCGGTTACTCGCTGTTCCGCGTCGTTCCGCGCGCCTGGACGCACCTGCTGGCGACGGTGCTGGACCACGAACTCGATCCGGCGACGTCCCTGCCCGCGGACTGGGTGGCACACACCGCACGCGTCGCGGGCAACGTGGCGATACCGACGTCGATGACCGACGAGTGTGCAGCAGGATTCGTGCCGTGGGATGGGACGGTTGATTCGCCGGTCGATACCGCGATCCGCGATGCGCGCCATGCTGTTTTTCCCCTACATGGTCTCGATCCCCTCGACAGGCGAGATTGA
- the dtd gene encoding D-aminoacyl-tRNA deacylase, translated as MRAVVTRVHHASVSVADTVVGRIDEPGLLVLLGVTHSDGEQHITAMARKLHELRALRDEQSCATADAPLLVVSQFTLYGDTRKGRRPSWTSAARPEQAESVIDAVVDELRRRGARVETGRFGAMMTVQSANDGPFTLLVET; from the coding sequence GTGAGGGCGGTGGTCACGCGCGTACACCACGCTTCGGTCAGCGTGGCGGACACCGTCGTCGGCCGGATCGATGAGCCGGGTCTACTGGTTCTGTTGGGTGTGACCCATTCCGACGGCGAGCAACACATCACCGCCATGGCACGCAAGCTGCACGAACTCCGAGCGCTGCGCGACGAACAGTCCTGTGCCACCGCCGACGCACCGCTCCTCGTCGTGAGCCAGTTCACGCTCTACGGCGACACCCGTAAGGGGAGAAGGCCGTCGTGGACCTCGGCGGCGCGTCCCGAACAGGCCGAGTCGGTGATCGACGCAGTCGTCGACGAGTTGCGACGGCGGGGCGCACGGGTGGAGACCGGCCGATTCGGCGCGATGATGACCGTGCAGAGCGCCAATGACGGCCCTTTCACTCTATTGGTTGAAACATAA
- a CDS encoding DUF7782 domain-containing protein, whose product MIPDLSPDRIDRLRDAFLSADYHADGVMELLGSQAHAALGRGEPQPALRATADAGSLGTLVRLFLLGEAESTAAVEKALHPLSLDEATAAGLLVGGGKTVHAGLDVRPHAAAERSWWVISDLDSDLRPASTPVGTDHVLGVGHASMSLVRATSRRRVDSLLDLGTGCGVQALHASTHAQRITATDVSRRALALAAATLRLNRIDAELLEGEWFEPIAGRRFDQVVCNPPFVVGPARTDFVYRDSGLEGDDASATVVGHLPSFLNEGGTGQLLASWVHRRGEDWQERVTGWLPSEDVDAWFVQRDVADPALYVGTWLRDAGYDPRSPSGRKKASAWLDWFDAHDVEGVGFGFVTLRRTGGARGEVVCEDLRHAFDDPLGPESDAWLQRVDWLRSRDSAEALLGSRLVTASSTVLEQVSSLGEDGWSEFVNRLHRTDGPGWQHEIDELGVRLVAGCHGALPVGDLVELLAAAHGEDPAELARAAVPMLRELVRHGMLHPAEWSESER is encoded by the coding sequence GTGATTCCCGATCTCTCCCCGGACCGCATCGACCGGCTCCGCGACGCATTCCTGTCGGCCGACTATCACGCCGACGGCGTCATGGAACTCCTCGGATCGCAGGCCCACGCCGCACTCGGCCGCGGCGAGCCCCAACCGGCTCTGCGGGCCACGGCGGACGCAGGCTCCCTGGGCACACTGGTACGTCTGTTTTTGCTCGGCGAGGCCGAGAGCACGGCAGCGGTGGAGAAAGCCCTGCATCCGCTGAGCCTGGACGAGGCAACGGCGGCAGGGCTGCTCGTCGGAGGGGGAAAGACCGTACACGCGGGTCTCGACGTCCGCCCGCACGCGGCGGCCGAACGCTCCTGGTGGGTCATCTCGGATCTGGATTCCGACCTGCGCCCCGCCTCGACTCCGGTGGGAACCGACCATGTCCTCGGAGTCGGCCACGCCTCCATGAGCCTGGTCCGAGCCACGTCACGCCGCCGTGTCGACTCTCTGCTCGATCTCGGGACGGGATGTGGTGTGCAGGCATTGCATGCCAGCACACACGCACAGCGGATCACCGCCACCGACGTGTCCCGGCGTGCCTTGGCCTTGGCGGCGGCAACCTTGCGCCTGAACCGGATCGATGCCGAACTCCTCGAGGGGGAGTGGTTCGAACCCATCGCGGGGAGGCGCTTCGACCAAGTGGTCTGCAACCCTCCGTTCGTGGTCGGCCCGGCCAGGACCGACTTCGTCTACCGCGACTCCGGACTCGAGGGTGACGATGCCAGCGCCACGGTGGTCGGCCACCTGCCGTCCTTTCTCAACGAGGGCGGCACGGGTCAACTCCTCGCCTCCTGGGTCCACCGCCGCGGTGAGGACTGGCAGGAACGGGTCACCGGGTGGCTGCCGTCGGAGGATGTCGATGCCTGGTTCGTGCAGCGCGATGTCGCCGATCCGGCACTCTACGTCGGCACCTGGCTGCGGGACGCCGGCTACGACCCTCGCTCGCCCAGCGGACGGAAGAAGGCGTCCGCATGGCTGGACTGGTTCGACGCGCACGACGTCGAAGGTGTCGGTTTCGGCTTCGTGACGCTACGGCGCACCGGCGGTGCGCGGGGAGAGGTCGTGTGCGAAGACCTGCGGCACGCATTCGACGACCCGCTCGGCCCGGAGTCGGACGCATGGCTGCAACGCGTGGACTGGCTGCGCAGCCGTGATTCCGCCGAGGCGTTGCTGGGCTCCCGCCTGGTGACCGCCTCGAGCACTGTACTGGAGCAGGTCTCCTCGCTCGGGGAAGACGGGTGGAGCGAGTTCGTCAATCGGCTGCATCGTACGGACGGGCCGGGTTGGCAACACGAGATCGACGAGCTCGGAGTCCGGCTCGTCGCCGGTTGTCATGGCGCACTCCCGGTTGGCGACCTCGTCGAACTGCTGGCAGCCGCCCACGGCGAAGACCCCGCCGAATTGGCCCGTGCGGCCGTACCGATGCTGCGCGAGCTGGTCCGCCATGGCATGTTGCACCCTGCGGAATGGTCGGAGTCCGAGCGGTGA
- a CDS encoding sigma-70 family RNA polymerase sigma factor, which translates to MTVPQTISPDAAAEVDVDNQGPSADLVRVYLNGIGRTALLTAQQEVDLAKRIEAGVFAKHILDTSEDLSRERRSDLKSVVRDGRVAKNHLMEANLRLVVSLAKRYTGRGMPLLDLIQEGNLGLIRAVEKFDYTKGYKFSTYATWWIRQAITRGMADQSRTIRLPVHLVEQVNKLARIKRDLHQKLGREATDEELAEQAGIAVEKVVDLLDHSRDPVSLDMPVGAEEDAPLGDFIEDVESADAENAVISGFLQDDLRRVLNTLEEREQQVIRMRYGLEDGQPRTLDQIGKAFALSRERVRQIEREVMSKLRQGDRADRLRSYAS; encoded by the coding sequence ATGACCGTCCCGCAGACCATCAGCCCGGACGCTGCCGCCGAGGTGGACGTCGACAACCAGGGCCCGTCCGCCGACCTTGTACGGGTTTATCTCAACGGAATCGGGCGCACTGCACTGCTGACCGCCCAGCAGGAGGTCGACCTCGCCAAGCGCATCGAAGCAGGCGTGTTCGCCAAGCACATCCTGGACACCTCCGAGGACCTTTCACGTGAACGGCGCAGCGACTTGAAGTCGGTGGTTCGCGACGGACGCGTGGCCAAGAACCACCTGATGGAAGCCAACCTGCGCCTGGTGGTCAGCCTCGCCAAGCGCTACACCGGCCGCGGCATGCCCTTGCTCGACCTCATCCAGGAGGGCAACCTCGGCCTGATTCGCGCGGTCGAGAAGTTCGACTACACCAAGGGCTACAAGTTCTCCACCTACGCCACCTGGTGGATCCGCCAGGCCATCACCCGGGGAATGGCGGACCAGAGCCGCACGATCCGCCTGCCCGTGCACCTGGTCGAGCAGGTGAACAAGCTCGCTCGAATCAAGCGAGACCTGCACCAGAAGCTCGGCCGGGAAGCCACCGACGAGGAACTCGCCGAGCAGGCGGGGATCGCGGTGGAGAAGGTGGTCGACCTGCTCGACCACTCCCGGGACCCGGTCAGTCTCGACATGCCGGTCGGGGCCGAGGAGGACGCTCCCCTGGGCGACTTCATCGAGGACGTCGAGTCTGCCGATGCCGAAAACGCCGTCATCTCCGGTTTCCTCCAGGATGACCTGCGCCGGGTACTGAACACCCTGGAAGAGCGTGAGCAGCAGGTGATTCGGATGCGCTATGGCCTGGAGGACGGCCAGCCGCGCACCCTGGACCAGATCGGCAAGGCTTTCGCGCTGTCGCGAGAGCGCGTTCGCCAGATCGAACGCGAGGTCATGTCCAAGCTGCGGCAGGGCGATCGGGCCGATCGGCTGCGTTCCTACGCGAGCTGA
- a CDS encoding DUF3099 domain-containing protein, whose amino-acid sequence MEVGGGVVNGSQRDDDTPVLITEAEPSYDDQQAARRRKYAIMMSLRIPCLILAVWVYPIWWLSLIILALSIPLPWMAVLVANDRPPRRNEKVNRYRHERSHRSLEGRNRQVIDSS is encoded by the coding sequence ATGGAGGTTGGAGGTGGTGTCGTGAATGGTTCGCAGCGCGACGACGACACCCCGGTGCTGATCACCGAGGCCGAGCCGTCGTACGACGATCAGCAAGCGGCACGGCGCCGTAAGTACGCGATCATGATGTCGCTGCGGATTCCGTGTCTGATCCTGGCCGTCTGGGTGTATCCGATCTGGTGGCTCTCGCTGATCATTCTGGCGTTGTCCATTCCGTTGCCGTGGATGGCGGTGTTGGTGGCCAACGATCGGCCCCCACGGCGCAACGAGAAGGTCAACCGATACCGGCACGAGCGATCCCATCGCTCCCTGGAAGGCCGGAATCGTCAGGTGATCGACAGTTCGTGA
- a CDS encoding sulfurtransferase: MHPLLSVSALGVRLQQESPPTLLDVRWRLMGPPGRQDYEQGHLPGAVFVDLDSELASPPGAEGRHPLPDPTRLGELLRAAGVDRDRSVVVYDDGDGSAAARAWWLLRWAGHEQVSVLDGGYAAWVAADLPVTAVEPRPSPGSFRVRPGCMPVLDAQGAARLAREGYLLDARAPERYRGEHEPVDARAGHVPGAINAPFTDHVVPSGQESAGQWRSPAELAERFARMGVEGTAPVGAYCGSGVTACSVLLALEHAGVSTPDHPAMLYAGSWSHWSRDPERPVATGPEPG; this comes from the coding sequence ATGCATCCTTTGCTCAGCGTTTCTGCCCTCGGGGTTCGATTGCAGCAGGAGTCCCCGCCGACCCTGCTGGACGTTCGGTGGCGACTCATGGGGCCGCCGGGAAGGCAGGATTACGAGCAGGGGCACCTGCCGGGTGCGGTGTTCGTCGATCTGGACTCCGAACTGGCCTCGCCCCCCGGGGCCGAGGGGCGTCATCCATTGCCGGATCCGACACGGCTCGGAGAACTGTTGCGTGCTGCGGGAGTCGACCGGGATCGCTCGGTTGTCGTGTATGACGACGGCGACGGTTCCGCGGCGGCGCGTGCCTGGTGGCTGCTGCGGTGGGCGGGCCATGAGCAGGTATCGGTCCTCGACGGCGGATACGCGGCCTGGGTGGCGGCAGACCTGCCCGTGACCGCGGTCGAACCACGGCCGAGCCCGGGAAGTTTTCGCGTGCGGCCCGGATGCATGCCCGTCCTGGATGCGCAGGGAGCTGCACGCCTGGCTCGGGAGGGATATCTGCTGGACGCCCGGGCTCCCGAGCGCTACCGGGGCGAGCACGAGCCGGTGGATGCCAGGGCCGGCCATGTTCCGGGGGCGATCAACGCGCCTTTCACCGACCATGTGGTGCCTTCGGGGCAGGAGTCTGCGGGGCAGTGGCGTTCGCCCGCCGAGCTCGCCGAGCGTTTCGCCCGCATGGGCGTGGAAGGCACCGCACCGGTCGGAGCGTACTGCGGATCGGGGGTCACGGCGTGCTCGGTGCTGCTGGCGCTCGAACACGCCGGAGTGAGCACTCCGGACCACCCGGCAATGCTCTATGCGGGTTCGTGGTCGCACTGGTCGCGCGATCCGGAACGCCCTGTTGCCACGGGGCCGGAACCGGGATGA